A region from the Leptolyngbya iicbica LK genome encodes:
- a CDS encoding lysophospholipid acyltransferase family protein, translating into MSLETAIAQKSSMSTVSLSPSPTSQHPHHLSQCSPWLTPIAYFLGEKIVLPGYFGQVAIVGQEHLPHQGPVILAPTHRARWDSIVIPYAAGRSVTGRDLHFMVTSDEVQGLQGWFIRRLGGFAINVRSPSIASLRHGIELLQHEQMMVIYPEGGIFRDRQVHRLKPGLARIALQAEAQTHELGVKIIPVSLYYDPAVPRWRGHVEVAFGPPLSVDTYLPTQENRALTAEEVKSSARYLIEDLAHNLTDLSTTQQQRIETNL; encoded by the coding sequence GTGTCTCTCGAAACCGCGATCGCTCAAAAATCGTCTATGTCTACAGTCAGCCTGTCCCCTTCGCCTACTAGCCAGCACCCCCACCATCTATCGCAGTGCTCGCCTTGGCTGACGCCCATCGCCTATTTTCTGGGTGAAAAAATTGTGTTGCCTGGCTACTTTGGTCAGGTCGCCATTGTGGGTCAAGAGCACCTCCCACACCAAGGTCCGGTCATCCTTGCGCCGACCCACCGCGCTCGCTGGGACTCCATTGTGATTCCTTACGCCGCCGGACGCTCAGTCACGGGTCGCGACTTACACTTCATGGTCACATCTGACGAAGTCCAAGGACTACAGGGGTGGTTTATTCGCCGTTTAGGGGGCTTTGCGATTAATGTGCGATCGCCCAGTATTGCCAGCCTGCGCCACGGCATTGAACTCTTGCAGCACGAGCAAATGATGGTCATCTATCCCGAAGGGGGCATTTTTCGCGATCGTCAAGTACACCGCCTCAAGCCCGGTCTGGCCCGCATCGCTCTACAAGCCGAAGCCCAGACCCATGAGTTAGGCGTCAAAATCATTCCTGTCAGCTTGTACTATGACCCTGCCGTACCGCGCTGGCGGGGCCATGTCGAAGTCGCTTTTGGTCCCCCCTTGTCTGTGGACACCTATCTACCCACTCAAGAAAACCGAGCCCTGACCGCAGAAGAAGTTAAATCCAGTGCCCGTTATTTGATCGAAGATTTAGCCCATAACCTGACTGATTTATCGACAACGCAACAGCAGCGGATCGAAACAAACCTTTAG
- the cobA gene encoding uroporphyrinogen-III C-methyltransferase, whose protein sequence is MTDRFQQNEGDRLPGKVYLVGAGPGDPGLFTLKGKALLETADVVVYDALVSPPILAMVNPQAKLLPAGKRRGYHSLSQTAITELLIEQAQQHTTVVRLKGGDPFVFGRGGEEMSDLVAAGIPVEVVPGITAGVAVPAYAGIPVTHRQLSSSVTFVTGHEAAGKYRPEVEWQAIAQGSETIVIYMGVHNLPKIVQSLTAAGLAADTPIALVRWGTRPEQSELVGTLATIEADMTATGFAAPAIAVIGQVVTMRESLAVCRPVLQTIETGTLLPGLKVPQGSATTTGHLATME, encoded by the coding sequence ATGACCGACCGATTTCAGCAGAATGAAGGCGATCGCTTACCTGGCAAAGTCTATTTAGTGGGTGCCGGGCCAGGCGATCCGGGGTTGTTTACCCTAAAGGGCAAGGCTTTGCTAGAGACGGCAGATGTGGTCGTTTATGACGCCTTGGTGAGTCCGCCGATTTTGGCGATGGTCAATCCCCAAGCTAAGCTGCTGCCTGCGGGTAAGCGGCGGGGGTATCACTCACTCTCACAGACCGCAATTACTGAACTGCTGATTGAACAGGCACAACAACACACCACGGTGGTGCGTCTCAAGGGAGGCGACCCTTTCGTGTTTGGGCGCGGCGGAGAAGAAATGAGTGACCTGGTGGCAGCTGGCATTCCGGTAGAAGTCGTGCCAGGGATTACGGCAGGGGTGGCGGTGCCTGCCTATGCGGGCATTCCGGTGACTCACCGTCAACTCAGCTCCAGCGTGACTTTTGTGACGGGGCACGAGGCGGCTGGCAAATATCGGCCTGAAGTGGAGTGGCAAGCGATCGCCCAGGGATCAGAAACCATCGTCATTTATATGGGGGTGCATAACTTGCCCAAGATTGTGCAGTCTCTGACGGCGGCGGGATTGGCCGCAGATACCCCGATCGCCTTAGTGCGCTGGGGGACGCGCCCCGAGCAGTCAGAACTGGTCGGCACCCTAGCTACCATCGAAGCCGACATGACGGCGACTGGCTTTGCGGCTCCCGCGATCGCCGTGATTGGCCAAGTGGTGACCATGCGCGAATCCCTTGCCGTCTGCCGCCCTGTGCTCCAGACAATTGAGACCGGAACCCTCTTGCCGGGACTAAAAGTTCCCCAAGGATCGGCAACAACGACAGGACACCTTGCTACGATGGAATAG
- a CDS encoding sirohydrochlorin chelatase yields the protein MRTAYLLVSHGSSDPRHQAGLTRLAQGVRQQLSRGHQSTQITIRPESAPWRSRPPAADLDTESPIVGTATLEAAEQSLAEQIVQFSRSLSQLDIQQLVIVPLFLLAGIHVKEDLPAEIGCAQQQLRSGVSIKCLPYLGSRPQFKQHIATRIAKTKADRCLLLAHGSRRPAGNRAIQQLGRGLDTDIAFWTVPPDLETQVYHLMQRGHQHIAIAPFFLFPGSITDAITHRTEQIAEHLPKLSLRLLSPLGTNSELGAVIADIIQSAWPSVTAMNGGAEVLSIADNSVTA from the coding sequence ATGCGCACGGCCTATCTTTTAGTCTCTCACGGTAGCTCTGATCCTCGTCATCAGGCAGGGCTGACGCGGCTGGCTCAAGGAGTTCGGCAACAGTTGAGCCGTGGTCATCAAAGTACCCAGATCACCATTCGCCCTGAGTCTGCCCCCTGGAGATCGCGCCCCCCAGCCGCAGACCTTGATACCGAATCTCCGATTGTGGGCACCGCCACTTTAGAAGCCGCTGAACAGTCCCTAGCCGAGCAAATTGTGCAATTTTCCCGCAGTTTGTCTCAGCTAGATATCCAACAACTGGTGATTGTGCCGCTGTTTCTGCTAGCAGGCATTCACGTTAAAGAGGATCTGCCAGCCGAAATCGGCTGTGCCCAACAACAACTTCGTTCTGGAGTCTCGATCAAGTGCCTACCTTATTTGGGTAGTCGGCCACAGTTCAAGCAGCATATAGCGACCCGGATTGCGAAAACTAAGGCCGATCGCTGTCTTTTGCTGGCCCACGGCAGCCGTCGCCCGGCGGGTAATCGTGCCATTCAGCAATTGGGACGCGGGCTCGACACCGATATTGCGTTTTGGACGGTTCCCCCCGACCTAGAGACGCAGGTTTATCACCTGATGCAACGGGGCCACCAGCATATTGCGATCGCACCCTTTTTCCTGTTTCCGGGCAGCATTACCGACGCCATCACTCACCGCACTGAACAAATTGCTGAGCATCTACCCAAGTTGTCATTGAGGTTGCTGTCGCCGCTGGGTACTAACAGTGAATTGGGGGCTGTCATTGCCGACATTATTCAATCAGCGTGGCCGTCGGTCACAGCGATGAACGGGGGCGCTGAGGTGTTATCGATAGCAGACAATAGCGTCACCGCTTAA
- a CDS encoding NAD(P)H-quinone oxidoreductase subunit F, whose product MITETSWLIPVYPLIGTLLTIPWSPAFIRRTGPRPAGYVNILMTFLAFTHSIWAFVALWGNSNDQFFFVPWLNVADFNLIIPLEVSAITIGACILITGLNLLAQIYAVGYLEMDWGWGRFFAFMAFFEAGMCALVLCNSLFFSYFLLEILTLGTYLLVGFWYNQSLVVTGARDAFLTKRVGDLILLMGVLAIYPLAHTWDFRELAAWAQTAEVDPTVMALVGVGLIAGPMSKCAQFPLHLWLDEAMEGPLPSTILRNAVVVATGAWILFKLAPVLALSPIVLAVTAAIGSITALGGALIAVAQIDLKRVLSYLASTYMGLVFIAVGAQQPEAALLLVLTYALAMAVLVMGAGSIILGVITQDVTQMGGLWGRRPMTGLAFLVGAFGLVALPPLGGFWSMLELVTGLWESQQLVLVAIVLAVNWIVAFGLARAFGLIFAGPVNQMTIRSPEPIWLMVVPMMIAVGFTLHFPLILSTLGLLPDWGTLNKDMGVALIWSSLLGFAVGAVLYVGRRVESPEKLVPAPVQNLLAFDFYTPRLYRSSVVLGVDLLSRLTDWLDRYLVDGFVNFVGLASVFSGEALKYNNSGRLQFYALTITFCVAVISIIMSWQYLPGIFTAVFATP is encoded by the coding sequence ATGATTACCGAAACGAGTTGGCTGATTCCGGTATATCCCCTGATTGGGACGCTGCTAACGATTCCTTGGTCGCCCGCATTTATCCGGCGCACTGGCCCCCGTCCGGCTGGCTACGTCAATATTTTGATGACATTTTTGGCCTTTACCCATAGCATTTGGGCCTTTGTGGCGCTGTGGGGTAACTCTAACGACCAGTTTTTCTTTGTGCCGTGGCTGAATGTTGCCGATTTCAACCTCATCATTCCGCTAGAGGTGTCGGCCATTACCATTGGCGCCTGCATCCTTATTACTGGACTAAACCTGCTGGCGCAAATTTATGCCGTAGGGTACCTGGAAATGGACTGGGGCTGGGGGCGCTTCTTCGCTTTCATGGCTTTCTTCGAAGCGGGGATGTGTGCACTGGTATTGTGTAATTCTCTTTTCTTTTCCTATTTCTTGCTGGAAATTTTGACCCTGGGCACCTACTTACTGGTGGGTTTTTGGTACAACCAGTCGTTGGTGGTAACCGGGGCACGGGACGCCTTTTTGACCAAGCGCGTCGGCGACCTGATTTTGCTGATGGGGGTACTGGCGATTTATCCTTTGGCACACACCTGGGATTTTCGTGAACTCGCCGCCTGGGCGCAAACCGCCGAGGTTGATCCGACGGTCATGGCTTTGGTGGGCGTGGGCCTAATTGCTGGGCCGATGAGCAAGTGTGCTCAATTCCCGCTGCATTTGTGGCTAGACGAGGCCATGGAAGGACCGTTACCCAGCACCATTTTGCGGAACGCGGTGGTGGTGGCGACTGGCGCGTGGATTCTCTTTAAGCTGGCTCCGGTATTAGCGCTATCGCCGATAGTGTTGGCGGTGACGGCAGCGATCGGCTCGATTACGGCTTTGGGTGGCGCATTGATTGCCGTCGCCCAAATCGACCTCAAGCGGGTGTTGTCGTACCTGGCGAGCACTTATATGGGTTTAGTGTTTATTGCTGTGGGTGCTCAGCAGCCAGAAGCCGCTTTGCTGTTGGTGCTGACCTATGCCCTAGCGATGGCGGTGCTGGTGATGGGCGCAGGCTCCATTATTTTGGGTGTCATCACTCAAGATGTGACTCAGATGGGCGGTCTGTGGGGACGTCGCCCCATGACTGGGTTGGCCTTTTTGGTCGGCGCGTTTGGGTTGGTGGCCTTGCCGCCGCTGGGTGGTTTTTGGTCAATGCTGGAGCTAGTCACCGGGCTGTGGGAAAGCCAACAACTTGTGCTGGTGGCGATCGTCCTCGCTGTGAACTGGATTGTGGCATTTGGTCTGGCGCGAGCATTTGGGCTGATTTTTGCTGGCCCTGTCAATCAGATGACCATTCGCTCGCCTGAGCCCATTTGGCTGATGGTGGTGCCCATGATGATTGCTGTGGGCTTTACCCTACATTTCCCGCTGATTCTCAGTACGTTAGGGCTGTTACCTGACTGGGGCACGCTGAATAAAGACATGGGAGTAGCGCTAATTTGGTCGAGCCTTTTGGGCTTTGCCGTTGGGGCGGTGCTGTATGTGGGACGTCGCGTTGAGTCGCCTGAAAAGTTGGTGCCGGCTCCGGTCCAAAACTTGCTCGCTTTTGACTTTTACACACCCCGTCTCTATCGCTCCAGCGTGGTATTAGGAGTGGATTTACTGTCGCGACTCACTGATTGGCTCGATCGCTACTTGGTCGATGGCTTCGTGAATTTCGTTGGCTTAGCGTCGGTCTTTAGCGGCGAAGCGCTGAAATACAACAACAGTGGTCGCCTCCAGTTCTACGCGCTGACGATTACCTTCTGTGTGGCAGTCATCAGCATCATTATGAGCTGGCAGTATTTACCGGGCATTTTTACGGCAGTTTTTGCGACGCCCTAG